In Gemmatimonadales bacterium, a single window of DNA contains:
- a CDS encoding MoxR family ATPase, which yields MTAPQASTPSAISERLPLVVKEVGLRIVGQDMMIERLLIGLLTGGHVLLEGVPGLAKTLAVRSLSEIISATFSRIQFTPDLLPADVIGTMVFDQKNQEFRVKKGPLFAQIILADEINRAPAKVQSALLEAMQEKQVTIGGATFQLTEPFLVLATQNPIENEGTYPLPEAQLDRFMLKVRVGYPTRDEEREILLRMAGGAPIPVRKLLDPAGIMAARAEIANLYADQKVLDYLVDVVRATRDPASVGLSELKPLIAFGASPRASIALAQAARAHAFLRGRSYVVPEDVRALAPDVLRHRVVLTFEAEAEDVDADVVIQRVLAAVPVP from the coding sequence ATGACCGCACCGCAGGCATCCACCCCCAGTGCCATCTCGGAACGCCTCCCGCTCGTCGTCAAGGAGGTCGGCCTCCGTATCGTCGGGCAGGACATGATGATCGAGCGGCTCCTCATCGGGCTGCTGACCGGCGGGCACGTGCTGCTCGAGGGCGTGCCGGGCCTCGCCAAGACCCTCGCCGTGCGTTCGCTGTCGGAGATCATCTCCGCCACCTTCTCCCGGATCCAGTTCACGCCCGATCTCCTCCCGGCCGACGTGATCGGCACGATGGTGTTTGACCAGAAGAACCAGGAGTTCCGGGTCAAGAAGGGACCGCTCTTCGCGCAAATCATCCTGGCCGACGAAATCAACCGCGCCCCCGCGAAGGTGCAGTCGGCGCTGCTCGAGGCGATGCAGGAAAAGCAGGTCACCATCGGCGGCGCCACCTTTCAACTGACCGAGCCCTTCCTCGTCCTGGCCACGCAGAACCCGATCGAGAACGAGGGCACCTATCCGCTGCCCGAGGCGCAGCTCGACCGGTTCATGCTGAAGGTGCGGGTCGGGTACCCGACGCGGGACGAAGAACGGGAGATCCTGCTCCGGATGGCTGGTGGTGCGCCGATTCCCGTGCGGAAGCTGCTCGATCCGGCGGGCATCATGGCGGCACGTGCCGAGATCGCGAACCTCTACGCCGACCAGAAGGTGCTCGACTACCTGGTTGATGTGGTCCGCGCCACGCGCGACCCGGCCTCGGTCGGTCTGTCCGAACTCAAGCCGTTGATTGCCTTCGGCGCCTCCCCGCGCGCCTCCATCGCGCTGGCGCAGGCCGCCCGCGCCCATGCCTTCCTCCGCGGCCGCTCCTACGTCGTGCCCGAGGATGTGCGGGCGCTGGCACCCGACGTTCTCCGGCATCGCGTGGTGCTGACCTTCGAAGCGGAAGCCGAGGACGTCGACGCCGACGTCGTCATCCAGCGCGTCCTGGCCGCGGTCCCCGTCCCGTGA
- a CDS encoding DUF58 domain-containing protein, translated as MTLVSQEVLKQVKTIELRTRGLVSSLFAGEYRSTFRGQGMEFAEVRAYEIGDDYRTIDWNVSARLGSPYVKTFTEERELTVLLVVDHSGSTRFGEPRTKAGLAAEVAAVLALAAARQSDRVGALLFSDRVEQVIPPRKGRRHALRVIRDLVAFEPAGRSTDLSASLTYAVRLLNHRSIVVILSDFLAPNWERPLQRLAGRHEVVAVTVDDPRERALPASGWLDLEDAESGQRVMINAGDREVRGRLASLAERRVEERRRSLAAAGVDHVALITGQDYALPLRRAFALRAKRLHR; from the coding sequence ATGACGCTGGTGTCCCAGGAAGTCCTCAAACAGGTCAAGACGATCGAGCTTCGCACCCGCGGGCTGGTGTCGTCGCTCTTTGCCGGTGAGTACCGCTCCACCTTCCGCGGACAGGGGATGGAGTTCGCCGAGGTGCGCGCGTACGAAATCGGCGACGACTACCGCACCATCGACTGGAACGTCTCCGCCCGCCTCGGCAGCCCCTACGTCAAGACCTTCACGGAGGAGCGGGAGCTTACCGTCCTCCTCGTGGTGGACCACTCCGGCTCCACCCGGTTCGGGGAGCCGCGCACCAAGGCGGGGCTCGCCGCCGAGGTCGCGGCCGTGCTGGCGCTCGCGGCCGCACGCCAGAGCGACCGCGTGGGCGCGCTGCTCTTTTCCGATCGCGTGGAGCAGGTGATCCCGCCCCGGAAGGGCCGGCGTCACGCGCTTCGGGTGATCCGGGACCTCGTCGCGTTCGAGCCCGCCGGGCGGAGCACCGATCTGTCGGCGAGCCTCACCTACGCGGTCCGGCTCCTGAACCACCGGAGCATCGTCGTCATCCTCTCCGACTTCCTCGCCCCCAACTGGGAACGGCCCCTCCAGCGTCTCGCCGGACGACACGAAGTGGTGGCGGTCACGGTGGACGATCCGCGCGAGCGCGCCCTGCCGGCGTCGGGATGGCTCGACCTGGAAGACGCGGAGTCAGGACAACGGGTCATGATCAACGCGGGGGACCGCGAGGTGCGAGGCCGACTGGCCAGCCTGGCGGAGCGCCGGGTCGAGGAGCGGCGCCGCAGCCTCGCCGCCGCGGGCGTCGATCACGTGGCACTCATCACGGGGCAGGACTATGCGCTGCCGCTGCGGCGGGCGTTCGCGCTCCGTGCCAAGCGGTTGCATCGCTGA
- the scpB gene encoding SMC-Scp complex subunit ScpB — protein MTPLAQLIEAALFAAARPLTAEELTVLDADASLADVRTALEQLREVYDFSQHAIELVEMAGGFQLLTRPAFAQALERAQFTSRASKLTSAALETLSIIAYRQPVGRSEIEEIRGVSAGGVLRSLQERGLIEVVGRSEALGRPLLYGTSPMFLELLGLKDLSDLPRAEELSIAIQPPRPLTPDEDAAAAYVPAES, from the coding sequence GTGACACCTCTCGCGCAGTTGATTGAAGCGGCGCTGTTCGCCGCCGCCCGCCCGCTGACGGCGGAAGAGCTCACCGTCCTCGACGCCGACGCGTCGCTGGCCGATGTGCGGACCGCGCTCGAGCAGCTGCGGGAAGTCTACGACTTCAGCCAGCACGCCATCGAGCTTGTCGAGATGGCGGGTGGCTTCCAGCTCCTGACCCGGCCCGCCTTTGCGCAGGCCCTCGAGCGGGCCCAGTTCACCTCCCGCGCCTCCAAGCTCACCTCGGCGGCGCTGGAGACGCTCAGCATCATCGCCTACCGGCAGCCGGTGGGACGCAGCGAAATCGAGGAGATTCGCGGCGTGTCGGCCGGCGGCGTCCTGCGCTCGCTCCAGGAACGCGGCCTCATCGAGGTGGTCGGCCGGAGCGAGGCCCTCGGCCGCCCCCTGCTGTACGGCACCTCGCCGATGTTTCTCGAGCTCCTGGGGCTGAAGGATCTGTCGGACCTGCCGCGCGCGGAGGAACTGAGCATCGCCATCCAGCCCCCGCGGCCGCTGACGCCGGATGAAGACGCCGCCGCCGCCTACGTGCCGGCCGAATCGTGA
- the mutL gene encoding DNA mismatch repair endonuclease MutL, producing MPRRISILPDAVADQIAAGEVVARPASALKELVENAIDAGATRVRIAIENGGKTLIEVADDGCGMGREDAVLSLDRHATSKIRSAADLTGVTTFGFRGEALPAIGSVSRLTLTTAEDGGEGTELQVVGGRLEHVGPVARQRGTTVTVRGLFFNTPARRKFLRSAASESRAAYEAVATLALAHPAVGLEFTQDGQVRLAAPPDQDETERLVTVWGRDLVGTMVGVDYAIGAFRISGFVQRPGDASPSGRRTQLFVNGRPFRDPFLVRAAEAGYRAAIHPGDRPSLYLRVDVAPGEVDVNVHPSKMEVRFRDRIGLERTMEDAVRQAIGALVAAAPVGDWRPMPVGHSTVDAQEMLTSLFGDETPSAEQSESGASEAVGAADPFAGGLTQLFDTYIVYQAAEGVVFVDQHSAHERVLFEEVMAAISGAGAPAQRLLIPATVEVTDEELDALERHRETLERVGFGVEEFGGNTVVLQAVPTPHPRFDAVACFQEMIADLARGRFGGWSNPLERFGATYACRAAVKAGQRLSQTEMRELLLRLFATELPPHDVHGRSTIVQLPREELERRFGRR from the coding sequence ATGCCTCGTCGCATTTCCATCCTCCCCGACGCCGTCGCCGACCAAATCGCCGCAGGCGAGGTGGTTGCACGCCCTGCCTCCGCGCTCAAGGAGCTGGTCGAGAACGCGATCGACGCCGGCGCCACGCGGGTCCGGATCGCCATCGAGAACGGCGGGAAGACGCTGATCGAGGTGGCGGACGACGGGTGCGGGATGGGCAGGGAAGACGCGGTGCTTTCGCTCGACCGGCACGCCACCAGCAAGATCCGCAGCGCCGCCGACCTGACGGGGGTGACCACCTTCGGCTTCCGGGGCGAAGCGCTCCCCGCCATCGGGTCGGTCAGCCGCCTGACCCTCACCACGGCGGAAGACGGGGGCGAAGGCACCGAACTGCAGGTCGTCGGGGGTCGCCTCGAGCATGTGGGGCCGGTCGCGCGCCAGCGCGGCACGACGGTCACGGTCCGGGGTCTGTTCTTCAACACACCCGCTCGCCGCAAGTTCCTCCGGTCCGCCGCCAGTGAATCCCGGGCCGCCTACGAGGCGGTCGCGACGCTGGCGCTGGCGCATCCGGCGGTCGGCTTGGAATTCACGCAGGACGGGCAGGTCCGCCTGGCGGCACCGCCGGACCAGGACGAGACGGAGCGGCTCGTCACGGTATGGGGCCGCGACCTCGTCGGTACGATGGTCGGTGTGGACTATGCCATCGGTGCCTTCCGGATCTCCGGATTTGTGCAGCGCCCCGGCGACGCCTCGCCGAGCGGCCGGCGCACGCAGCTGTTCGTGAATGGCCGCCCCTTCCGCGATCCCTTCCTGGTCCGTGCCGCCGAGGCGGGATACCGCGCCGCGATTCATCCCGGCGACCGGCCGTCGTTGTACCTCCGCGTCGACGTCGCCCCGGGGGAAGTGGACGTGAATGTGCACCCCTCCAAGATGGAGGTGCGGTTCCGGGACCGGATCGGGCTGGAGCGAACCATGGAGGACGCGGTGCGGCAGGCGATCGGCGCCCTGGTGGCCGCGGCGCCCGTCGGCGACTGGCGGCCCATGCCCGTCGGCCATTCCACGGTCGATGCGCAGGAAATGCTCACGTCGCTCTTCGGCGACGAAACGCCGTCGGCGGAGCAGTCGGAATCGGGCGCCTCGGAGGCGGTCGGCGCGGCCGACCCGTTCGCCGGCGGGCTCACGCAACTCTTCGACACCTACATCGTGTATCAGGCCGCCGAGGGCGTCGTTTTCGTCGACCAGCATTCGGCGCACGAACGCGTGCTCTTCGAGGAAGTCATGGCGGCGATCTCGGGCGCGGGTGCCCCCGCACAGCGGCTGCTGATCCCCGCCACGGTCGAGGTCACGGACGAGGAACTCGACGCCCTTGAGCGGCACCGGGAGACGCTGGAGCGAGTCGGATTTGGCGTGGAGGAGTTCGGCGGCAACACGGTGGTGCTGCAGGCCGTGCCCACGCCGCATCCCCGGTTCGACGCGGTCGCCTGCTTTCAGGAGATGATCGCCGACCTGGCGCGCGGCCGGTTCGGGGGATGGTCCAACCCGCTGGAACGGTTCGGCGCCACGTACGCCTGCCGCGCGGCAGTCAAGGCGGGGCAGCGGCTCAGTCAGACGGAGATGCGGGAGCTGCTGCTCCGCCTCTTTGCCACCGAACTGCCGCCTCACGATGTCCACGGGCGTTCGACCATCGTGCAGCTGCCGCGGGAAGAACTCGAGCGACGCTTTGGCCGTCGGTAG
- a CDS encoding ScpA family protein: MVELEAFSGPLDLLLHLLREEELEISDIPIARIADQFLHVIHDLGLNQAADYLEMAGRLLRLKAQMLLPRRSEEDGWEDPRAELVRRLLEYQQIREVALWLGRAAERRADQYARGYLPAPPALPPPPLQVDLVELLEAVARVIEGIPTPVLHRVVARPLDVEGATRRLHALLEDRDEFGWREALGPEPTITDVLSTLLALLELARRGTVSLTQAAPFAPMVIRRDTSRAVD; encoded by the coding sequence GTGGTCGAACTCGAGGCCTTTTCGGGTCCCCTCGATCTCCTGCTGCACCTGCTGCGGGAGGAAGAACTCGAGATCTCGGACATTCCGATCGCGCGGATCGCGGACCAGTTCCTCCACGTCATCCACGACCTCGGGCTCAACCAGGCGGCCGACTACCTGGAAATGGCGGGGCGCCTCCTCCGCCTCAAGGCGCAGATGCTGCTCCCGCGCCGGAGCGAAGAGGACGGCTGGGAGGATCCCCGCGCGGAGCTGGTCCGTCGCCTCCTGGAATACCAGCAGATCCGCGAGGTGGCGCTCTGGCTCGGTCGCGCGGCGGAGCGGCGGGCCGACCAGTATGCCCGCGGATACCTGCCCGCACCGCCTGCGCTCCCCCCACCGCCGCTGCAGGTCGACCTCGTGGAGCTGCTCGAGGCGGTGGCGCGAGTCATCGAGGGGATCCCGACGCCCGTCCTCCACCGGGTGGTGGCCCGTCCGCTCGATGTCGAAGGGGCAACCCGGCGGCTGCACGCCCTGCTCGAGGACCGGGACGAGTTCGGCTGGCGCGAGGCGCTGGGGCCGGAGCCGACCATTACCGATGTGCTTTCCACACTCCTCGCGCTGCTCGAACTGGCGCGCCGGGGGACTGTCTCCCTGACTCAGGCGGCTCCGTTTGCGCCTATGGTGATTCGCCGTGACACCTCTCGCGCAGTTGATTGA
- a CDS encoding VWA domain-containing protein, whose translation MSLARPFLLLLLLPLVWWWWRRRTPSPGLLYSDVSLPAALGGPPWWLRLPPILRTAALACFIVGAAGPRVGGSRIEMKKDGIAIVIAIDISSSMYAEDFAPSNRLEVAKAQAIDFINGRSADRIGLVAFAAEALTQVPVTLDYPVLEQAVTDLRIGSLEDGTAIGSGLATAVNRLRRAPEKSKVVLLLTDGENNRGLIDPRTAAATAASFGIRVYTIGVGTEGEAPIPTGRSATGLRYEVLPVRIDEPLLKEIAATTGGRYFRATDSEALARIFKQIDGLEKTPVQITRYLHYEELTKPLAIAGLALLGLELLMGATVAVRVP comes from the coding sequence ATGAGCCTCGCGCGTCCCTTCCTGCTCCTGCTGTTGCTGCCTCTCGTCTGGTGGTGGTGGAGGCGACGAACGCCCTCACCCGGCCTCCTCTACAGCGACGTGTCGCTTCCGGCCGCGCTCGGCGGCCCGCCGTGGTGGCTTCGCCTGCCGCCCATCCTGCGCACGGCGGCGCTTGCCTGCTTCATCGTCGGCGCGGCGGGGCCGCGGGTCGGCGGGAGCCGAATCGAGATGAAGAAGGACGGCATCGCCATCGTGATCGCGATCGACATCTCGAGCAGCATGTACGCCGAGGACTTCGCGCCGTCGAACCGGCTGGAGGTGGCCAAGGCGCAGGCCATCGATTTCATCAACGGGCGCAGCGCCGACCGGATCGGACTGGTGGCGTTCGCGGCCGAAGCGCTGACCCAGGTGCCGGTCACGCTCGACTACCCGGTGCTCGAGCAGGCGGTCACCGATCTCCGGATCGGGAGCCTGGAAGACGGGACGGCCATCGGCAGCGGCCTCGCGACGGCCGTCAACCGGCTCCGTCGCGCCCCCGAAAAGTCGAAGGTGGTCCTGCTGCTGACGGACGGCGAGAACAACCGCGGACTGATCGACCCGCGCACCGCGGCGGCGACGGCGGCGTCGTTCGGGATTCGCGTCTACACGATCGGGGTGGGCACGGAAGGGGAAGCGCCGATTCCGACGGGGCGGAGCGCCACCGGCCTCCGCTACGAAGTCCTGCCGGTCCGGATCGACGAGCCGCTGCTGAAGGAGATTGCGGCGACGACGGGTGGCCGGTACTTCCGGGCGACGGACAGCGAGGCGCTCGCGCGCATCTTCAAGCAGATCGACGGCCTCGAGAAGACCCCGGTGCAGATCACCCGGTACCTGCACTACGAAGAACTGACCAAGCCGCTGGCCATCGCGGGGCTCGCGCTCCTCGGGCTCGAGTTGCTGATGGGCGCGACGGTGGCGGTGCGCGTCCCATGA
- a CDS encoding pseudouridine synthase, giving the protein MRLQRALARAGIASRRAAEELIRAGRVRVDGKVAELGSKVDPDRQKITVGGKAVQVVSRRWLAFHKPLGVVTTASDEQGRRNVLEFIKDPAGLTYVGRLDVMTTGLLLLTTDGEAVHRLTHPTYRVPRRYTALVHGRSAAELEKLVRERVVVEGRPVVAEDVRVRPGKEGRCILDVTLTEGRNRIVRRWCEAMGLKVERLARLSYGPVRLGDLPVGRSRPLTPREEAALYKTIRLDPSGD; this is encoded by the coding sequence ATGCGGCTGCAGCGCGCCCTCGCGCGCGCCGGGATCGCCTCCCGGCGCGCGGCGGAGGAACTAATCCGTGCCGGCCGCGTACGGGTGGACGGGAAGGTCGCCGAGCTCGGAAGCAAGGTCGACCCCGATCGGCAGAAGATCACAGTCGGCGGCAAGGCGGTGCAGGTCGTCTCCCGCCGCTGGCTCGCGTTCCACAAGCCACTTGGTGTCGTCACGACGGCGAGTGACGAGCAGGGTCGGCGGAACGTGCTCGAGTTCATCAAGGATCCGGCCGGGCTCACCTACGTGGGGCGGCTCGACGTCATGACGACCGGCCTGCTGCTCCTGACCACCGACGGCGAGGCCGTGCATCGCCTCACCCACCCCACGTACCGGGTCCCGCGGCGGTATACCGCCCTGGTCCACGGTCGATCCGCCGCCGAACTCGAGAAGCTGGTGCGCGAGCGGGTCGTGGTGGAGGGGCGCCCCGTGGTGGCGGAAGACGTCCGGGTGCGGCCCGGCAAGGAAGGGCGCTGCATCCTCGACGTGACACTGACGGAAGGCCGCAACCGGATCGTGCGACGCTGGTGTGAGGCGATGGGCCTCAAGGTCGAACGTCTGGCCCGGCTCTCGTACGGCCCCGTTCGGCTCGGTGACCTCCCCGTCGGGCGCTCACGGCCCCTCACGCCCCGCGAGGAGGCTGCGCTCTACAAGACGATTCGGCTCGATCCGTCCGGCGACTGA
- a CDS encoding VWA domain-containing protein, translating to MIFDSKWLLLLAPLIAAGGAALAWWGRRRRLAATEAWSASLGARAALRGRATPWLIGTAVLLASVAVAGPRGGRTTVKTEARALSLVIATDISRSMLAEDVAPSRLGRAKREARRLVQDLSGDRLGLLAFAGRSYILTPLTVDGGAVALYLDGLDPDLASEGGTNLAATLIQGRELLEATTEISDRVLVVFTDGEIHDSMSSVKEAAAAIKDAGIRLILVGEGTPVPVRIPIRDASGQLIEYKLDQEGQVVETSLHEEVLRATADAAGGTVVPASLTDQAGAVRDLVAAFKRSPSTESRAADLRPMGWLPLLLAAITLLGVTLLRRGASLLVIALALTLPSLAQAQRPSDGARALSSGDATGAAGAFLKEAREGSDRDTAFYNAGTAALRAGDFKVARRALLEASKTTDPGLRYRALYNLGVVDLRAALADSALRDTLVGEAASHLREALLLEPGSERAKWNLELAERMRPPPPPSSGGGGQQPPPPQGGQQPKPPEQQQNQNRGLTREQAEQILNSVEREERATRNRQLDRLSGGMGGAKDW from the coding sequence ATGATCTTCGACTCGAAGTGGCTCCTGCTGCTCGCGCCGCTGATCGCGGCGGGTGGTGCCGCGCTCGCCTGGTGGGGGCGCCGCCGCCGCCTCGCCGCCACCGAGGCCTGGTCGGCCAGCCTCGGCGCCCGCGCCGCCCTCCGCGGTCGGGCCACGCCCTGGCTCATCGGCACGGCGGTTCTCCTGGCGTCGGTGGCTGTCGCGGGGCCCCGCGGCGGGCGGACCACGGTCAAGACCGAGGCGCGCGCGCTGAGCCTGGTCATCGCGACGGACATCAGCCGCTCGATGCTGGCCGAGGACGTCGCCCCCAGCCGACTCGGCCGCGCCAAACGGGAGGCGCGTCGCCTGGTGCAGGACCTCAGTGGCGACCGGCTCGGCCTCCTGGCGTTTGCAGGTCGCAGCTACATCCTGACGCCGCTGACGGTCGACGGCGGCGCGGTGGCACTCTATCTCGACGGGCTCGACCCCGATCTGGCCAGCGAGGGCGGGACAAACCTCGCGGCCACCCTGATCCAGGGGCGGGAACTGCTCGAGGCCACGACCGAAATTTCCGATCGGGTGCTGGTCGTCTTCACCGACGGCGAGATCCACGACTCGATGTCGTCGGTCAAGGAGGCGGCCGCCGCCATCAAGGACGCCGGGATTCGCCTGATCCTCGTCGGCGAAGGCACGCCGGTGCCCGTCAGGATTCCGATCCGGGACGCGTCGGGCCAGCTGATCGAATACAAGCTCGACCAGGAGGGCCAGGTGGTCGAGACCAGCCTGCACGAAGAAGTGTTGCGCGCCACTGCCGATGCCGCGGGGGGCACCGTCGTGCCGGCCTCGCTCACCGATCAGGCCGGCGCGGTGCGTGATCTCGTCGCGGCGTTCAAGCGCAGCCCGAGCACCGAGAGTCGGGCCGCCGATCTTCGCCCGATGGGCTGGCTGCCGCTCCTGCTCGCGGCGATCACGCTCCTCGGGGTCACCCTCCTGCGCCGGGGCGCGTCGCTGCTTGTCATCGCGCTCGCGCTGACGCTTCCCTCGCTCGCCCAGGCCCAGCGCCCCTCCGATGGTGCCCGCGCGCTCTCCTCGGGGGACGCGACCGGGGCGGCGGGTGCCTTCCTCAAGGAGGCACGGGAGGGGAGCGACCGGGACACGGCCTTCTACAACGCCGGGACCGCCGCCCTCCGGGCCGGCGATTTCAAGGTGGCGCGCCGCGCGCTTCTCGAGGCATCCAAGACGACCGATCCGGGCCTGCGGTACCGGGCCCTCTACAACCTCGGGGTCGTCGACCTGCGCGCCGCACTGGCCGACTCGGCCCTGCGCGACACGCTCGTCGGCGAGGCCGCCTCGCACCTGCGGGAGGCGCTCCTGCTGGAGCCCGGTTCCGAGCGTGCCAAGTGGAACCTGGAATTGGCGGAACGCATGCGGCCGCCGCCACCACCATCGTCTGGCGGGGGAGGGCAGCAACCACCCCCACCGCAGGGCGGGCAGCAGCCGAAGCCGCCTGAGCAGCAGCAGAACCAGAACCGGGGGCTGACCCGCGAGCAGGCGGAACAGATCCTGAATTCGGTCGAGCGCGAGGAGCGCGCCACCCGGAATCGCCAGTTGGATCGGCTTTCCGGCGGGATGGGAGGGGCCAAGGATTGGTAG
- a CDS encoding BatD family protein has protein sequence MVAAFLVLAALQQAHPPELTVTLDRDEVAVGEEVLLTVRTRSASALPIELRLGAADGFVVVSRTEGTSVNPNADVSRIKTIELRLRAIRSGTWKFGPFQARQGDTIAEVGALSVKVTDTGSAAVAAQVNPRIKRLLEQARPPTRPGEVGLSLLLSSPTATVGEQVDIVTAAWFPRELRLRLRRAPTLVPPAVEGMWSYPQPAPVGIAASRQVGGVWYDLFVAHQIAFPVRSGELTIAPAQMQYSVPLALQFFSQEERFAVSSDSGYISVRPIPEAGRPPGFVGAVGTDLSVERVLDPPTARAREPIHVSVVITGKGNVTLWPAPALSWPAGARAYPELVQERPETRDGIVTGTKSFGFSLVPDAVGTLALPAIEYPYYDLGTRSFRVAKVPAMSLQVAEAAALAEGALPPPLLTPRRALLPSTFHRLPGRWGWLLLGFGPPLLWGALQLVTRRQKPVAATTSHGLSARTVEIELDGLVTGLAPAAVVSGDDSDLSAALRAAGLELDTVRQLLELRAMLRERRYAPSQEGQDEEIVARWEALRAQLAGGGRRRRVSHGLLSSLLLCLLLAGGASAQDQGPEALYESGALTAARAAFAARTEAQPDVAANWYNLGATDYRLGDPVQASAEWYRALRLAPRNGSVRQALQLTPPPDPVSASRLWTAPVTPAELAFAAILLWLAAWAGMFLRPAQARGWAWLGAVGLLLGGLTLWLSHRYAQPVDLVLHAVPLRVSPHGRGSAVAALDEGQALLRLQSQRGWHLVQDPSGRLGWVPGDAVVPVDPE, from the coding sequence TTGGTAGCGGCATTCCTGGTGCTGGCCGCCCTCCAGCAGGCGCATCCGCCGGAACTGACGGTCACCCTCGATCGTGACGAGGTCGCGGTCGGCGAAGAGGTGTTGCTCACGGTTCGGACGCGCAGCGCGTCGGCGCTGCCAATCGAGCTGAGGCTCGGCGCGGCGGACGGATTCGTGGTGGTATCGCGTACTGAGGGCACGAGCGTCAACCCCAACGCCGACGTGTCGCGCATCAAGACCATCGAGCTGCGACTCCGCGCCATCCGTTCCGGCACCTGGAAGTTCGGTCCATTCCAGGCCCGGCAGGGGGACACGATCGCCGAGGTCGGGGCGCTGAGCGTCAAGGTGACAGATACCGGTAGCGCCGCCGTGGCTGCCCAGGTCAATCCGCGCATCAAGCGCCTCCTCGAGCAGGCACGCCCGCCGACCCGCCCGGGCGAGGTGGGCCTGTCGCTGCTGCTCTCCAGCCCCACGGCGACCGTCGGTGAGCAGGTGGACATCGTGACCGCGGCGTGGTTCCCCCGTGAGCTTCGCCTCCGCCTGCGGCGCGCCCCGACGCTGGTGCCTCCCGCGGTCGAGGGGATGTGGAGTTACCCCCAGCCGGCGCCGGTGGGCATCGCCGCGAGCCGGCAGGTCGGCGGCGTCTGGTACGATCTCTTCGTGGCGCACCAGATCGCGTTTCCGGTGCGGAGCGGGGAGCTGACGATCGCGCCTGCGCAGATGCAGTACTCGGTGCCTCTCGCGCTGCAGTTCTTCAGCCAGGAAGAACGGTTCGCGGTCAGCAGTGACAGCGGCTACATCTCGGTCCGCCCCATCCCGGAAGCAGGACGGCCGCCGGGGTTCGTCGGGGCCGTCGGGACCGACCTCTCGGTGGAGCGGGTGCTGGATCCGCCGACCGCGCGGGCGCGCGAACCGATTCACGTGTCGGTGGTCATCACGGGGAAGGGCAATGTGACGCTCTGGCCGGCGCCGGCGCTCAGTTGGCCGGCCGGCGCGCGCGCCTACCCGGAACTGGTGCAGGAGCGGCCCGAGACCCGCGATGGCATTGTGACCGGCACCAAGAGCTTCGGCTTTTCGCTCGTGCCGGACGCCGTGGGCACGCTGGCGCTCCCCGCCATCGAGTATCCGTACTACGACCTCGGTACGCGAAGCTTCCGGGTCGCGAAGGTCCCCGCGATGTCCCTGCAGGTGGCCGAAGCCGCCGCTCTGGCCGAGGGTGCCTTGCCGCCCCCGCTCCTCACTCCCCGCCGTGCGCTCCTCCCCAGCACCTTTCACCGGCTCCCTGGCCGGTGGGGCTGGCTGCTGCTGGGCTTCGGCCCGCCGTTGCTGTGGGGAGCGCTCCAACTGGTCACGCGGCGACAGAAGCCCGTGGCGGCGACCACCTCGCATGGGCTGAGCGCCAGGACGGTCGAGATCGAGCTCGACGGCCTGGTGACGGGACTCGCACCCGCGGCGGTCGTCTCGGGGGACGATTCCGACCTCTCGGCGGCGCTGCGGGCTGCGGGTCTCGAACTCGACACGGTCCGGCAGTTGCTCGAGTTGCGTGCCATGCTGCGCGAACGACGCTACGCCCCATCGCAGGAAGGCCAGGACGAAGAGATCGTCGCACGGTGGGAAGCGCTGCGGGCCCAGTTGGCCGGCGGTGGTCGTCGTCGCCGAGTCTCTCATGGGCTGCTTTCATCGCTGCTGCTGTGCCTGCTGCTGGCGGGCGGGGCCTCGGCACAGGACCAGGGCCCTGAAGCGCTCTACGAGAGTGGTGCGCTCACCGCGGCGAGAGCGGCGTTCGCCGCCCGGACAGAGGCCCAGCCCGATGTCGCCGCCAACTGGTACAATCTCGGTGCCACCGACTATCGCCTCGGCGACCCGGTCCAGGCGAGCGCGGAGTGGTATCGCGCCCTCCGCCTCGCACCGCGGAACGGCAGCGTGCGGCAGGCGCTGCAACTGACACCGCCGCCGGATCCTGTGTCGGCGAGCCGGCTCTGGACCGCGCCGGTCACCCCCGCGGAGCTGGCCTTCGCCGCGATCCTCCTCTGGCTCGCGGCATGGGCAGGGATGTTCCTCCGCCCGGCCCAGGCCAGAGGGTGGGCGTGGCTCGGTGCTGTGGGGCTCCTGCTCGGCGGGCTGACGCTCTGGCTGAGCCATCGCTACGCCCAGCCGGTCGACCTGGTGCTTCATGCGGTGCCGCTTCGCGTCAGTCCGCACGGCCGCGGATCGGCCGTCGCGGCCCTCGACGAGGGACAGGCGCTGCTCCGGCTCCAGAGCCAGCGCGGATGGCACCTGGTTCAGGATCCCTCGGGCCGTCTCGGATGGGTCCCGGGCGATGCCGTCGTCCCAGTCGACCCGGAGTAG